The following is a genomic window from Xiphophorus couchianus chromosome 5, X_couchianus-1.0, whole genome shotgun sequence.
TAAGGTAGATTCTTAAGATTATGAAAGTGGAGGAAACCAAGTACCACATCAAGGCAACGTCATTGCTGACAGCATCCTTCAGTTAGTCTTCTGTTTGCCAAGATTTCATATAATAGCCCATAGGAATTGACTTGATGgtgattaaaatcaatttttttgcCTGTCAAAACTTAtcttagatttttctttttcaaaattcaacaatcactaaaataagtttatttaattAGCCAGCTTGTATCATCGATTGTGTTGTTTAACAAGCTGAATTAGACCAGAATTTTCAAGTATATTGACAACTTGTTAATCTTTGAAATCTCCCACAATTAGTAAACAGTCATAATCAATGCATATAAGAGATAAAAGATAATTAAAGTCAATACAAAAGTTTTTCAAAGTGATCTCGTTGTTTACACTGTCCTGTGTTAGAGGCCTGGGGTTAATAGTGTTGAAAAGATTAGCAGTAAAGAGTCATTTCCCAGCTTGATTAACAGTGACTTCGTGCTGgcggaaaaaataataaagctctCAGTAAATACtgtagtgaaaataaaaatgccctTGTCACAAATTGCTAGAAAGCAAACATCTGCACCTgcaatttaaaacttttctaaGTTCTCTCTTATCTATTGACAAGGCACTGGACTGTAGGCCCAGTGTTTATTAATTTAGAGTttaattgcttaaaaataaaaacaaacaaatcaaatttcacAAATTCTCAAGGATCAACTTGGGAATTTATGAAATTTGTTTAggacaataacaaaaaacacacaatcatacttttgagttttatttgatttcagatttcagatttattcaagTCCCTGATGGAGACATGAATAAATCCCATACTTGATATTCACATCAAGTATGTGaatataaaaagacataaaaaataagtaagaaacaataaaacataccaaaaaaagacatcaaataTAAATCAACACATAATGAGAAGAGTCCAGCATTATATGTCATTATTGACCAACATTTGCCACAATGGGTTTGTACATTCCTAatgataaaatgataaaacacacAGCCAAGCAGTTAAAAGTGTCACACTACTTTATGAATCATTCtctttttgtgctgttttttaagATTTAGTAAGGAGAACAAACAGAGCATCAACCCGTACACTTACCTGCCATTTGGGATCGGACCACGGAACTGTCTGGGGATGCGATTTGCTCTGGTAATGATCAAACTGGCCTTGGTGAAAGTTTTGCAGAACTACAGCTTCCTGGTCTGTGACGAAACTGAGGTATTATTACCAAAgtagttttctttcaaaaatatacagtaagaaATGTGAAAGTACATACTACAGAAAGATAGAAAAGGACCTACTTgacttcttttctttatttcccaAGATCCCTCTGAGGATGCACCCTGAGGGCCTGATGGGACCTCTGGAGCCAATCAAACTAAAGCTACAGAAACGCTCCCTCAGCTCAGCAGACGTGGACAACTGAAAACAACAGGCTGTCTGACTGTATATCACGCAAGGCTAAGCCTATGTATGCCGTCGTTTGTAGCAGTTTGATTTGACAAAGAGCATTTAAGactattttttgttaatgttaatgAACAGCAATATTTCAGTTGAATATTTTGGAACATCATCTTTTGGTTTTTTACATAGTACAAAGGTGGATTTCTGTGTCTCATCCTCACCTGAGTTTACCCAGACTTTCTTATTGAAATCATATTGatcaaatagaaaatacatttgtcaAAGTATGAACTTATTAAAGAGAAAGTTAAGATAATTTCTCCACCAATATTCTTTAGAATTGTATTGATTGATGGAAGAGCACAATTTTtcaatattatattatttcCAAACTGTTACCTTCTATAAAATATTGGGTCcacataaattaaatctttgTCCATGTTTAACTCCTCATAAGCAATACTGACAAcacattatgaaaaaaaatcccaaatgtCATTTACTAAAGCTACAGACATGCCTTCCAGAAAGTACGGTACATATTCTATATGTTTGTTAAACGTAAGGTTGTTTATCTGCAGAAATCTTCAACCAAGCTGTTTTACAAACCAAATTTAAAACCCTTTTAGTGCCTAAAATAACAATTTCCTCCACCATTACTTTAAATAATtctaataattcattttaaataagagGATGAATTGCAGCCTTCCTAGTGGAAAGTCATTTCCCTGGTGATCCAAAAGTGGGAAATGGTTGACAAGAATGTGGAAACGACTCCGTTAACATTGTTCTTTGTAACATAACcagtatgtttgttttttcctaaataaatacattaaaaagtaaatgtatcaaCCTGTCGTGTAGAACAGTTGCTGtgatttcattgttaaaaagtattcaaTTTTCCACTGTTTATAACTGATTTCGGGTAAATCCTGATATGTTCAGGTGTGTGTGCAACGAATTGGTAATTAAAAAAGGGGCGTGTGCGTCGGCTCGAGAGGCGCAAGCGGGGAGGAAGACGCTGACCGTGGGATCTGTGCAGCGGGAGTTTTGACTTATCTGATCGtttaaaactagtaaaaatcaaaggaaagacaTCAAAAACAGCTATCAAAGATCGCCCTGTGCCACAGATGGTATTTTAGGAACTGGATCGGAGTTTGCACCCAGGAAACCGCGCCCGGTGCAAGTGGACGCCGCCAGTGCGAGAGGACGCCACCGAGGGGAAAGAGAAACGCTCCCGGTGAGATCTGGactgtacttttctttttggggatttttggtGGTACCACTTTTTTTTCCGTATCTTTTTGGGGAGGGGTTTGGACGTtaggatttttcattttggatcgGGACTTTGGGGAAATACTTCCAggactttgtttgtttttcgaGGATATGGAACTGCTTTATGGACAATAATCTCTTTGAAAAAAGGATTGGaaaattttggacatttactTAATTAGGTCTTGTGCTGATTTAAACCGAGTaaccataattatttttttttgagggAATGGGGTTATAGATCTATCTATTAagataactattattattttgtagtatTGTAATTCTAGTTGAATAAATCATTGTTGCTAAGGATCAACTTATTTCTTATTGAGTGAtttgggtatttatttatttattttttcaaaataaatggtGTAGCATACCTTACCTGTTTTCCTGGGACAGATTccccttgtgtgtgtttgtaagttCTGCTTTAAGCCGAATGTAACCCAGACTATAAACTGTCGGTAATCGTATACAGATGGGTGGTTAGAGAACTCCTTACCTGATCGATCTAAACCAGAGGGGATTTGttaatcaaagaaaaactttagaTCATGTATGAAGATTACTACATATCCTACATATTACTACATATCCACTGTCCTCCAGAGGAAAGTGGATACAAAGCTGAGACTAAAGCGACAAAAGTAGAAGTAGTTTTTACAAcaatctgtaaaaacaatacacatAAAGCaggtttgtctttaaaaatactCAATTATCTCTCCGAttaccattttaaaatggtTAACAAAAAACCTGTTTGTAAAAAATAGTTATGCTAATCCTTCCATATGAAATTGTAAATTTTTGGTTGACTCTAAACAATTGTAAAAGCAAGATCAAGTAAATATGACATTCACGTTTGGAGGGGTAAACAGTAAAGGTTTATGAGTGTTTTACAATTCTGTGGCAAAGGGCGATAATATCAAGCTGACAAAGCAGTGGAGAACAAACATGCGAGTCACATGTCTGGGTGTGTTAAATTAGGTGAAAAGGTAGCTGGAGTTGCAGTAGAGAGAGCTTAGTAACTGCTCGGGTTAGGGATGAATCATTTGGCCtttagataaaacaaataatccTGGTTTCATTAGTCCATATGGGTTAAGGTTAGTAACTTCTCTTTAGGCCAGTCAATATGTTCGTTAGCAAACTAACATATTTCTAgaataacatgtttttatttaattcagtgCTTGTTGGCTTCACATAACGGTTACAGTACTAATGCTGGACATGATCATGTTGGCAATTTTTCACTTCTTCACATTGGAAAAGAAGCCCAAAATTCCCTGCACCATGGGCCCCAGAACAATTTCTAGAACAGGAATTTGCAACGTTTACAATCcaaagactttttttccttcagtccagcagaaagaaaaaaaaaacaaagacagatttAGAGCCACATATATCTTTACctgacttttcaaaaaaaaaaaaggcatcttaattttttttaacatctactacagaaaatctgttgcaatttttaaataatattttttattcctattcttagattcaaaatgaaaacatgaaatgttttttaaaaacatgatggCTACAGTTTCTTATATAGGATGTTACTTGTACAGTTTTCAGCCTcataacataaaaatagatCTTAAATAAGGGCCAATTGTTTTTTCACTGTTACAATAGCAATAATTAACCAAGAAGGGCCAGGCGGGGCGCTGCACTGCAAAAAGGCCTAAAGAGAGCCACTGGCCTGGTTAGTGATGTTAAACTTCTGTTATCACTGACGGGATTttcaagaaacaagaaaacaatgacaataaattaacatttttatcaaaaatatatgCCCACTgctttttacattaaaaatgcattttactttcttttgaTATAGCTACAACATAAATACTAATTGTTTTTTGAAACAGTTTCAGAAAGTCAACAGCAAATCCCAAAAGTGAGaatgaatcagaaaaaaataaaagaaataacatcTGATAGTTGCTGCATCATTGCACAAACTGTAGAAAACATGTTGGCCAAAACTGAGATAAGGTCACACTGCAGCAACCAGTGTGCTGCAGTGTGAAAAGTTTTAGACAAGTCCACAGAGAGAGCACCAGCAGGACAGCATGGCCAGGTGTTACTGATAAAACGAAGCACGAAAATCTCTCTCCCAGTTTTTATCTTCTTGCTCTTTTCTCTTGATCTCATCCTTCTTCTGTCCTCTCagtccctttttttctttcatttgctgTTGGTTTTTTACGGCATCAGCATCACCAGCTTTGAAGTGAGTCACTTTAGGTCTTTTTATTGGTCCAAATCCCAGACCTTTCTGGTCTCTTTTTAATACGGTGGATACAGGCTGCTTAGCGCCGTCTGCCTCTGGGCCCAGACCCGTACCCGGTTTCCAGCCGCAGCGAACCATCATCCTGTAGCTGTTGCTGGACGGGGGGAGGCAGTAGTAAGGCGTGGGCTGAGGACGGCGCAGACTGAACTGATGCAGAGTAGAGGAAAGATGCGACGAGTGGCTGCCTCCGTACTCACAACGGCACACATCGCACCACTGAGGCTGGAGCAAACTGAGAACATTAAGAAAACATGTCAGAGCAGACATGCCAAAAGTATCTGACTGTCTTAACTCAGTGAATACAGCACCACGGATTTGGTTGTAAATTCTTGTGAAATAAGAGTGAATTCTTCTTTTAATACAATGTGCATACAATATAGAAATTTGGATggtttttttagtttgtattcTTGTATTTTGACAAATGTGCAACAGAGCAGGCAGTTTACGAATAGCTGTATCTTAAAAAACAGATGTAGTGTTATTACTATGGACCATTtgctttaagattttttaaaatatagtttagTATAGTTGATATCGGACACTAGACATGCATAAATTAAGTCACATTTTTAGGCTTTAAATATTGCTTCAAATATTTGATCTCCAAAACTTCAAAGCTGCCCAGGAACTTTTTCAAGTTACATCTGGAAAGCTGCACCCAGCTGCTTTGGGGAAGGACATGGACACATGGTggtcaagttgtttttttctacaaacagcagtaaaaaaagTGTGCACACATTTGTGTGATGCAGGTCTGCAGTTGTCCCATATTCTTTGTTCTATTGCAATATGAAGGTTTGAACAAGTTTAAtacttgggatattgttttataacagccCTGCTTTAAACTTGTTCTTCATGACCTGTCTGAAGTGCATCTAGTTTTCATTAAGTTCATACAGCTCGACTCCATTCACTAATTAAATTgcatttatatgtatataactGATTCAAAAGAAATAGCCACAATTAGAAatatcttaaattaaaaaataatctctaGCTTTTCACCAGGAGTAGGTGAGGGCAAATCCAAATATTACCTCATAATTTAagttaatgtaaaaaatgaaattcaaataaaatgaattgaagTCTGTggatatagaatagaatagaatcgaagtactttattcatcccagcagggaaattacttcgcagttacagcatagagacaagacacaataacaactaccaatGAGTAGTAGTTgtctataaattgtaaaaatatgaaatgttgttaatataaaaagcaacttaagagcttAGGATGTATTATAATAAAGTGAAAGTGGTATGAGCCACTATATCTTAGGTAAAAAGTCCAAACAAAGAAGTGTTTTAGTTTCACATATGCTTGTTTTGTATCCACATTATGTTCATATTAACTTACACAGATACTTTGATCTGTTACTTCTGCATCCAGTAAAAGAGTTTATTTAGAtattggaaaaaacaaacttacttTTGATAAGCAACATCACCTTTTCACAAAACACATTGAGATGAATGCATTTTCCGTTTTTACATGGGTATCTTAGTTTTTGTACGCCGACTGTAAGTTATTTGTGCCAATGGTGTGATTTCTTCAGTTGTAATTACATGTTCTAACCTGTAATGAGaatgtgtctctctctgtgggCTTTTTCCAAAACTTAATAACTCTTTCAGGACGTCATCATGGCCAGCTGTGAAGAAAGGGGGTGAGTAAAgatattcagaaaaaatatacaaaccaAATTATTATGAACACTGACTGGTTAGcacagacaaacaaatataCCTTTTGATGCCAGATCTTGAGCATCCTTGCCTCTTGTATCAACCACTCCGACCCAGGCTGCACCGTGCATCAGCAGCAGTCTCACTGCAGCTTTCTGTCCTGACCAGCTGGCACACATCACGGCTGTCCACAGATAGGAGTCCTACAGGACAAAACGCAAActgataaattacattaaatcaaGCTGAAAAGAAACAACACTTCTGGGTGTTGCTACCTGGAAATTAATGTCCACTCCTTTTGAGATCAGCTCCTTGAGTCCTGGAATGTCCCCCTGATGAGCGCAGCGCAGCAGCCTGAGCCCCTGCAGCTCCTGGGCTCTCTCTGATCTCTCAGACTGTCTTCTTTGGTTGTCTTCTCTTTCACGTCTTACCTCCATTTGGACCACAGACTCGGGTCGAACCTGCTGCACTCGTCCAGTCCTGATTCTCCTCCTCATTCTTCTATCAGAGCCCCTGTCACGATTGTTCCCGTGGGTTGCTCTCAGTGACTGGTCCTTCTGGGTTTTGTCATCTTTAATTAAGTCTTCATAGAACCTCCTGACTTCTTCTCCACTTATTTTGGAACTTTTGTTGGTGGACGTTTGTTCCGTTCCGAAACTAAAAGCATCATGGTCGATGGCAGGAATAAATCCTAAAGCAGCCATTCCAAGCGTCAAACTTCTGATTTTCCCGGTTAAaagttcactgctgcttcaaCAGTTACCTTATTAAGCAATGCCAGTTGCCTGTTAACAGCATAGCAATTTGCAGTCCGTGCTGCAAATTGCAACAACAAATTGAAGGCTAAGCTGAACCCTAAACTATCTTTAGCCACGAACACAACATAAACTAGCCGCAAGCCGTGGTAAAGGCGTTAACTTTAAATTAAGAGATACGGTAAGTGATTAGATAATAATCCTTCACATTACCAGGACAGCTTAAATACATTCATTAGACAGAAACTCGGCATCATAAgcaaaaagagcagaaaatgttcGTGATCTTTGAAGCTAACGTTGTTTTTCCGGGAGCACTAAACGTTCCGAGAACTAATTTGAGTGCTGCCACCTACCGGTTTGGGTGTTAACATGTCTACTGAACTGTGATTCTGTTTTCTGGTTGAAATTCAGGACAATTTCAACCAATTAGAaaattactaatattttttagtaatattaCTAAAAAATGATCCAGTATCATCAAGCCAAAAATACTTATCATTTACAAAACATGACCTCAACACAGGATATTGTTTGtgtgaattaagttttatttttatgactgcTGCTGATGCACGGTGCAGCCTGGGTCGGAGTGGTTGATACAAAAGGCAAATTCAACTTGAAATAAATGAGGAATCTCGTATTTCCGATCTCAGGCAGTTTGTattcaataaagtaaaaacataaaaacctatgttttaattttgtagtattttaataatttgattaCTCAAATTTATAAAGGGATGATTGAACTAAGCACACAAAATGAAGAGAAGTAAGACATCACCTTCAGCTTGTGTAGCTAACCATCCTGGTCTCTGGGTACAATAGTTTATAAAGCCtacagggtttttttcccctatgtttatgtctatgttttttttatgtttatggtaGAGTTtgatgtgatgtttttttttccaaaatctgTCTTATAATTTTCAAGATAAATGGAATACATTACTGCACATGTAGCTGGTTCTCAGGTCACCTTCCGGGATGATCTTAATTCTCCACTGCACTTAACACATGACCGGTTTTGAACAAAAGATCAAGAAGTCCTGTTGGCTTGGACCTATTGAATCTGCATTACAGTTGATATGCTTCATATTTACATTGTAAATAGTtggtaacattttctttaagcaTTACTAAAGGCCACCCAGATATCACCAGATCTACTTGCAGCAAAGCTTGAGAACCAGTggtataattttttaaaatccattttgcCATGGCTTTACTAAGCTGTTTCTCATTAAATCGGGATCTAAACAGTGAGATTTCACAGACGATGGCTTCCTCACATtatgatgacaaaaaaacaaggcaGTTGTACAGAAGGCTCCCCTTTATTGTGTGATGGTATACATAAAACATGCTAATACTGTTAGGAAAACTACACAATATGACTGATCATCTCAAAATTACTTGTTTAGAATCAACAATGACATTTCTCCTCACTAAATTCACACGAGGTGGCGCTAAGCCAAACGGCACACTTTTACTCTCGCTTTTCATCTTGAatggatttgatttatttataattatccTTATTTTTCAAAGCATAAAGACTTTTTACCTGGTGTCAGAACTGCGTAGAGTTCCCAAATTTTCCTTAAGAAAAAGTAGCAACATGTCAACAtaagttaaaagtaaaaagatgccattcaaaaaattactcaagcaaGAGTAAAACAGTATTTCATAAAAGTGTGACTTAAGTGGTGGTCAAAAAACTTACAATGGCATAATTTTAACATATAACAATGATGTcataagacagaaaaatattaagttatggGCAAATACTGGTATATTatagactaaaataaaaaacacacaattataaaatacatttcagcaGAATAAAGTGCATTTCAAAGTCAATTTTTCCATTACAAAATTTATTAAActaataattacaataattaataaatcaaaagtaGGGATGCTCCGATCAGGTTTTTTGCAGCCGATTCCGATTGTGCTTATTACATGCCAGGCAAGGTCACAGCACACGCAGGCTGCAAAGTCAGATGCAGGTGATCGGTTTTGGTGATCGGCAACAACAGTCAGTGATTGGAGATCATcgatcatacactttttcacgGAAATCGGCCAATTATGATTGGTGGCCGATTGATCGGCACATCTCTAAAAAAGGGCATGGACCGGCCAGTGACATAGTATAAGActttataaattaaaagttCTGTTGATTTAGTTTGTCTTTGGACAGTTAAAATATACTTTAGACAGTttagaataaacattttaaagtaatttttatttttggaattgtTTAAtccaattcaaattaaaaaatcatttattaatcctatggggaaattaaataatttaatttaatttagattaCTTTGGTACCATTGAGACCCTTCCATTATTTTAAGAGATTAAGAACACACCGGGGCAGGAAACGGGAGTCAGGAcaggagattgattttttttttttttttacctctttttgaAATTGAAACATCAGAtacaacttttgttttcattaaagtttaattagATTTGTAGTTATCTCTTaactacataaaaatatatagttcTTTTCTTTTGGAAGAACAAGTTGGACATGTGTTCGAGAACCAAACCACCTGTTGCCATCCATGGCTTATCTAGGAcaatattttggttttggaaCTTAGAAGGTCATGATAATATGTTTTACTGCATCTtctcaggggtgcccaaagtcggtcctcgagggccagcatcctgcatgttttagttctctccgtGGTGGTAATAATcttttcagcaagtcaatgttcttcttaggccttctaatgagcatCATTAGATCCAGGTGTGTGAAACCatggagagaactaaaacacgcaggatgcCAGGACTTGAGaactgactttgggcacccaTGTTAGATCAATAAATGGCATAAAAGGCACAGTAGAAAGTTGGTGTATAAAAAGAGATCTCTATAATAAACTGTAGGTCTGTGTATGGTggattttggttaaaacatgtttttcattactGAAAGCATCCACAAATTTCAATCAAGTAGTGATAgttcaaaataatattactaAAAAATGATCCAGTGTCCAAAAATACTTATCTTTTACAAAACATGACCTCAACACAAGATGATGTTTGTGTGAattaagagttttattttcatgacatcttaaaacagtaataaaatacTTGCTGAAATAGCAACCCCAcaagcaaatttaaaatgttaaaggaagcaaaattaacataaaatgttggaaacaaaatcaacaagaaaaataaatgcaatttccCTCCATTTGATCGTCTGCCTAGTTTCTCCAGTTCCTTAAGTTCCTTCCAGATTGTTCAATGTAGTGTTTTATTACAGTCACTAGATGACATGCTTACTAAACAAATAACTTTtgtatgatatatatatatatatatatatgttctgGGTGTAGTTGTAGCTCCATCAGATATGTTTATAAGTCATGTTTTCCAAGTCCAAGTTAAGTATAAAGATTCTAAtgcctgaaataaaacattttctcattacaTCTATGGAATCTAATTTACCTATAGCCCTCCATCACAATAGGTTTGAAATCTTGTACTGAACAATTTGTCCTTAGGCTTTAATTAGCACAAGAAGATCATTAttcttcaatattttaatatttaccaACAGTTATCTGTTAGGATTTTTGCAtcttaaatgtttgaaaaaacattttcttgaacAACTGTttcattataaaattattataaaataagcTGAGATAAACTAGTTAGTCAGTGACTAGTTTATTGCTTCAGAAAAGCAGAGCACCTTTCAATTATCAAGCTCTACATCAGTCAGTTCTTGTGTTTAGGATTACCTGTGGACACACACTACGTTTATTGAAGACATGCTTCCAATACAATTTGGATTCTTGCACGTTCTCAAATAATATGACAGTGAATCCAACTACAGTCCTAAAAGTATACCTACAAGCATGCAAAACTActaatgtaattttcacaggaaaattaaaatgttaattttaacattttaaaattatccTGCAATCCTGCAGATTGATTAGATCATAGGGTGATATTTACTGATGTGTCTGTTTCTGTCCCCAGTTTGTGTAAAGGTTTGCCCACAGTGAGGGCAGGAAAAGGGTCTCTCTCCCGTGTGCGTTCTCATATGAACGTTCAGCTTGTCTTTGCTAATAAAGCGTTTGCTACAGCAGGTGCATGCGTACGGTTTATCCCCGGTGTGGTAGCGCTGGTGCATCTTCAGCTCTGTCAGGCGGCCGTACGTCCTGCCACACTCCGGACACTCATAGCTGGGTCGCTCATCCATGTGCTGCCTGCTGTGGAGACGCAAGCcgctggaggagctgaagctCTTGCTGCACTGCAGGCACTTGAAGGGTTTCTCCCCGGTGTGAATGAAGACGTGCAGCTTGAGACTGGCGGCCGAAGGGAAACCGTTACCGCAGATGGAGCACAGGTGGGGCCTCTCGCCGGTATGGATACTTATGTGCCGCTCCAGCTTGTTCTTGTTCAGGAAGGTTTTGCCACAAAAGGGACAGGTCTGTGGCTGCTCTCCCTCGTGAGAGATCATGTGCTCAGTCAGTTCCACCAAAGTTGAGTAAGCAAGGTCACAGCGTGTGCATGAATAAGGCCTCTCTTTCTTAAACTTCCTGTGTTTGAGGCAGTGCTGCTCCAATTCCTCCTCCTGCTCGAAGGTCTCAATGCAGCAACTGCACTGGTACGGCCTTTCCAGAGTGTGCGTCCGAAGGTGATATTTGAAAGCTGTAAGCTTTAGAAAGACGTCGTTGCAGTGTGGACATCTGGATTCTCGTCTGTCGTGGACCTGTACGTGTCTCTTATAATGAGACAGCTTCATGAAGTGTTTCTGACACAATGAACAGTAATACTGATCATGCTGGTGACTCTCCTCGTGTTTCTTCAGTGCATACTCCACTTTGAACTTCTTCCCACAGGTACCACAAGGAAAAGACTTCCGATGAACCTGCATGTGGGTCTCGAGTTCCTCCGCACTGCCGAACCTCTCGTTGCATTTGGGACACGTCCCACTGTTTTCCTTCACATGATCTTCGAGGTGTTTGTTGAGGTCTTCAGGGAAATAAAAGATTTGCTTGCAGTCAGGGCATGTGTAAAAGTCAGACTTTGCAGCTTTACGATGAGACATGATGTGCCTCTTCAAATGATACGAGCGGCCAAATTCTTTGCCGCAATCACCACAGATGAGGCTTCGAGGGCTGGGCTCAACCGCTTTGTGTAGTTTAAGATGCTTTTCTAGTGCACCCTTCTCTTTGAACTGCTTATTACATGCCAGGCAAAAAAGATCAATGTGAGCATGAGtccttttgtgtatttttagttCTAGCCAGGTGGTGAAACTCTTCCCGCAGTGAGGGCAGATGTACT
Proteins encoded in this region:
- the gpank1 gene encoding G patch domain and ankyrin repeat-containing protein 1, whose protein sequence is MAALGFIPAIDHDAFSFGTEQTSTNKSSKISGEEVRRFYEDLIKDDKTQKDQSLRATHGNNRDRGSDRRMRRRIRTGRVQQVRPESVVQMEVRREREDNQRRQSERSERAQELQGLRLLRCAHQGDIPGLKELISKGVDINFQDSYLWTAVMCASWSGQKAAVRLLLMHGAAWVGVVDTRGKDAQDLASKAGHDDVLKELLSFGKSPQRETHSHYSLLQPQWCDVCRCEYGGSHSSHLSSTLHQFSLRRPQPTPYYCLPPSSNSYRMMVRCGWKPGTGLGPEADGAKQPVSTVLKRDQKGLGFGPIKRPKVTHFKAGDADAVKNQQQMKEKKGLRGQKKDEIKRKEQEDKNWERDFRASFYQ